One genomic region from Streptomyces sp. Li-HN-5-11 encodes:
- a CDS encoding DUF397 domain-containing protein: MDRITSQPRPRIRGQRIYNGMPARELGSEGWHKPWSGGNGGNCLEAMKLADGRIAVRQSTDPDGPALIYTTDEMTAFIEGAKAGEADFLLS, translated from the coding sequence ATGGATCGCATCACGTCCCAGCCCAGGCCGAGGATCCGCGGCCAGCGCATCTACAACGGCATGCCCGCCCGGGAACTGGGCAGCGAAGGCTGGCACAAGCCGTGGAGCGGCGGCAACGGAGGCAACTGCCTGGAAGCGATGAAGCTCGCCGACGGCCGCATCGCGGTGCGCCAGTCCACCGACCCGGACGGACCGGCCCTCATCTACACCACCGACGAGATGACCGCCTTCATCGAGGGCGCCAAGGCGGGGGAGGCGGACTTCCTGCTCTCCTGA
- a CDS encoding ABC transporter ATP-binding protein has protein sequence MLRGRGSEAGPPEVSESERLLFGGPLRYDMGWNQHHEAFLELNFRGMVRRLPGLLASSFRLARQADPRATRTVLAAEAVRGVAQAVSLLAVNNVLSRMIAGGDLQNRLRGAVPALVVMAAVMLVGALLRAASTYATGRLEPKVERVATELYLERAAAVELSAIEDHAFHKLLDTAQYGASSARRMIMYGTRVVNAMISLVAAAGVLTVLHPLLLPLLVTMTLPSAWSALTNARRRYESFHIWVQHARAGHLLSGLLTEPAAAPEIRVHGVGPFLLHHYREMSETAEAEQARLARLAARTGLFAAAWTGLATVATYATLGVLLLTGTMALAVAGTAVIAIRTGSASLDTLVLEINSLHEEALFVGDLQRLYAEAAERAIPVGGEALPENPREIRFEKVTFSYPGDSARPALDDVSLTIPLGRIVALVGENGSGKTTLVKLLAGLYAPDRGRILWDGVDATGADRHALAERIAMVAQDFKRWPFTARVNVAVGRSSAPLTEERLAAAVADAGAEEVVADLPRGLDTLLARNFSGGHELSGGQWQRLGIARAAYRRGRILIVDEPTAALDARAEVEVFERIRRLADGGQTVVLITHRLASVRHADLVHVLDQGRLVESGAPDELLATGGLYAELYALQAEQFAAKVPAQEAG, from the coding sequence ATGTTGCGCGGGCGCGGCAGCGAGGCGGGGCCGCCCGAGGTGTCGGAGTCGGAGCGGCTGCTCTTCGGCGGCCCGCTGCGCTACGACATGGGCTGGAACCAGCATCACGAGGCCTTCCTCGAGCTGAACTTCCGAGGCATGGTGCGGCGGCTGCCGGGACTGCTCGCCTCCAGCTTCCGGCTCGCCCGGCAGGCCGACCCGCGGGCCACGCGCACCGTGCTGGCCGCCGAGGCGGTCCGGGGCGTCGCCCAGGCGGTGAGCCTGCTCGCCGTGAACAACGTGCTGAGCCGGATGATCGCCGGCGGTGACCTGCAGAACCGGCTGCGCGGTGCCGTTCCCGCGCTGGTCGTCATGGCGGCGGTGATGCTGGTCGGCGCGCTGCTGCGGGCCGCGTCGACGTACGCGACCGGGCGGCTGGAGCCCAAGGTGGAGCGGGTGGCGACCGAGCTGTATCTGGAGCGGGCGGCGGCGGTGGAGCTGTCCGCCATCGAGGACCACGCGTTCCACAAACTGCTGGACACCGCGCAGTACGGCGCCTCCTCGGCCCGCCGGATGATCATGTACGGCACGCGCGTGGTGAACGCGATGATCTCACTGGTCGCGGCGGCCGGCGTACTGACCGTGCTGCATCCGCTGCTGCTCCCCCTTCTGGTGACCATGACGCTGCCGAGCGCCTGGAGCGCGCTGACGAACGCCAGGCGCCGCTACGAGTCCTTCCACATCTGGGTGCAGCACGCCCGCGCGGGACACCTGCTCAGCGGTCTGCTCACCGAGCCGGCGGCCGCCCCGGAGATCCGTGTGCACGGCGTGGGCCCGTTCCTGCTGCACCACTACCGGGAGATGTCGGAGACCGCGGAGGCGGAGCAGGCGCGGCTGGCCCGGCTCGCGGCTCGCACGGGCCTGTTCGCGGCTGCCTGGACGGGGCTGGCGACGGTGGCGACGTACGCGACGCTCGGAGTCCTGCTGCTGACCGGGACGATGGCGCTCGCGGTGGCCGGTACGGCGGTGATCGCGATCCGCACCGGCTCGGCGAGCCTGGACACTCTCGTGCTGGAGATCAACTCCCTGCACGAGGAGGCCCTCTTCGTGGGCGATCTGCAGCGCCTGTACGCCGAGGCGGCCGAGCGGGCGATCCCGGTGGGCGGGGAGGCACTGCCGGAGAACCCGCGGGAGATCCGCTTCGAGAAGGTCACCTTCAGCTATCCGGGTGACTCGGCCCGCCCCGCCCTCGACGACGTCAGCCTGACCATCCCGCTGGGCCGGATCGTGGCGCTCGTCGGCGAGAACGGCTCCGGCAAGACCACCCTGGTGAAGCTGCTCGCCGGCCTGTACGCCCCGGACCGGGGCCGGATCCTGTGGGACGGTGTCGACGCGACGGGAGCGGACCGGCACGCGCTCGCGGAGCGCATCGCGATGGTGGCGCAGGACTTCAAGCGCTGGCCCTTCACGGCGCGGGTCAACGTCGCGGTGGGCCGTTCGTCGGCGCCGCTCACCGAGGAGCGGCTGGCCGCCGCGGTCGCCGACGCCGGCGCCGAGGAGGTGGTCGCGGATCTGCCGCGAGGCCTGGACACCCTGCTGGCACGCAACTTCAGTGGCGGCCACGAGCTGTCCGGCGGCCAGTGGCAGCGGCTCGGCATCGCGCGAGCCGCCTACCGGCGGGGCCGGATCCTGATCGTGGACGAGCCGACGGCGGCCCTCGACGCCCGCGCGGAGGTGGAGGTCTTCGAGCGGATCCGGAGGCTGGCCGACGGCGGCCAGACGGTCGTCCTGATCACCCACCGGCTGGCCTCCGTGCGCCACGCCGATCTGGTGCACGTCCTCGACCAGGGCCGGCTCGTGGAGTCCGGCGCACCGGACGAGCTGCTGGCCACCGGTGGTCTCTACGCCGAGCTGTACGCGCTCCAGGCGGAGCAGTTCGCGGCGAAGGTCCCCGCGCAGGAGGCGGGCTGA
- a CDS encoding anthrone oxygenase family protein — translation MIGEPYVALTVLGVLGTGLVAGVFCGFSTFVMRGLAALPPAQGVAAMNAINAAAVGPAFMIVFTGTAVVCAVIAVVTFVLWPNQATVELLLGSALYLFGSFGLTLVTNVPRNEALFRLDPGTPEAVAYWPTYVREWTMWNHIRAVASAAAALSYVLALT, via the coding sequence ATGATCGGAGAACCGTATGTCGCCCTGACGGTGCTGGGGGTGCTCGGGACCGGGCTGGTGGCCGGGGTGTTCTGCGGCTTCTCGACGTTCGTGATGAGGGGGCTGGCCGCGTTGCCGCCCGCGCAGGGCGTCGCCGCGATGAACGCGATCAACGCGGCCGCCGTAGGGCCGGCTTTCATGATCGTGTTCACCGGTACGGCCGTGGTGTGCGCGGTGATAGCCGTGGTCACGTTCGTGCTGTGGCCGAACCAGGCGACGGTGGAACTGCTGCTGGGCAGCGCGCTCTACCTGTTCGGCTCCTTCGGGCTCACCCTGGTCACGAACGTGCCCCGTAACGAGGCACTGTTCAGGCTGGACCCCGGCACGCCCGAGGCCGTGGCGTACTGGCCGACGTACGTACGCGAGTGGACCATGTGGAACCACATACGCGCCGTCGCCTCGGCGGCCGCGGCGCTGTCCTACGTGCTGGCCCTGACCTGA
- a CDS encoding ATP-binding protein, which produces MPSVRGGEIVASVIPSPPLGTDAAVGLIGPGATTGAGPDRAVAERRFRFELAAHPGSPAQARRLTRARLAGWSVCEDTCDTAVLVVSELVTNAIVHTASHQVVCELHEGDGLLRIAVHDEGCAPGEPRSPSAQRPEEEHGRGLLLVESLCRAWGAQEHGTGLVVWAELRRGGDTPPEAYGSRDAQEAHGCRDAREAQDSRDAQEARGDLGWGARPKPGPAREPGDEDASEAYHGHRQGTPRTHHRDDPRTQRGTGAVWL; this is translated from the coding sequence TTGCCAAGTGTTCGCGGCGGGGAGATAGTGGCAAGCGTGATTCCGTCCCCGCCCTTAGGAACAGACGCCGCCGTGGGCCTCATCGGTCCCGGTGCCACCACGGGAGCGGGCCCCGACCGGGCCGTTGCCGAGCGCCGGTTCCGCTTCGAACTGGCCGCGCACCCGGGGTCCCCCGCACAGGCCAGACGTCTGACCCGGGCCCGGCTCGCCGGCTGGTCGGTGTGCGAGGACACCTGTGACACGGCGGTTCTGGTCGTCTCCGAGCTGGTCACCAACGCGATCGTGCACACCGCGAGCCACCAGGTCGTCTGCGAGCTGCACGAGGGTGACGGCCTGCTGCGCATAGCCGTGCACGACGAGGGCTGCGCTCCCGGTGAACCCCGTTCTCCGTCCGCGCAGCGGCCGGAGGAGGAACACGGGAGGGGACTTCTCCTCGTCGAGTCGCTGTGCCGGGCGTGGGGTGCGCAGGAGCACGGGACGGGACTCGTCGTGTGGGCGGAACTGCGGCGCGGCGGCGACACGCCACCAGAGGCGTACGGCTCACGCGACGCCCAGGAGGCGCACGGCTGTCGCGACGCTCGCGAGGCGCAGGACTCACGCGACGCCCAGGAGGCGCGCGGCGACCTGGGCTGGGGCGCCCGCCCGAAGCCGGGCCCGGCCCGCGAGCCGGGCGACGAGGACGCCTCCGAGGCCTACCACGGCCACCGCCAGGGGACCCCGCGGACACACCACCGGGACGACCCGAGGACACAGCGCGGAACGGGGGCCGTATGGCTGTGA
- the corA gene encoding magnesium/cobalt transporter CorA translates to MSMAGNLRKVTGLDKVGGLRNMARLGRRRRRVDLSHPARSPLGSSVVNCVTYRDGVRVPEPGTLVDAVTRVRKNRADFVWLGLHEPTDQEFAGIAELFDLHPLAVEDAVEAHQRPKLERYGETLFAVFKTVCYVEHEELTATSEVVNTGEIMVFVGEDFVITVRHGRHGSLGPLREELESRPQQLAKGPAAVLHAIADHVVDDYLSVTDSVQADIDQVESDVFSENGSRTDPGRIYQLKRELLELKRAVVPLGRPVEDLATRPIRVVDPEIQAYFRDVLDHLMRAKEQTAAFDELLNSILQAHLAQVTVAQNEDMRKITAWAAVIAVPTMVCGVYGMNFDYMPELHWRFGYPLVIGVITAACVVLYRGFRRNGWL, encoded by the coding sequence ATGTCCATGGCAGGGAATCTGCGGAAGGTCACGGGCCTCGACAAGGTCGGCGGCCTCCGCAACATGGCGCGGCTCGGCCGACGGCGCCGCCGGGTCGACCTGAGCCATCCCGCCCGGTCACCCCTGGGCTCCTCGGTGGTGAACTGCGTCACGTACCGGGACGGTGTCCGGGTCCCGGAACCCGGCACTCTGGTGGACGCCGTGACGCGGGTCCGCAAGAACCGCGCCGATTTCGTCTGGCTGGGTCTGCACGAGCCGACCGACCAGGAGTTCGCGGGCATCGCCGAGCTCTTCGACCTGCACCCGCTGGCAGTCGAGGACGCGGTGGAGGCCCACCAGCGCCCGAAGCTGGAGCGGTACGGCGAGACGCTGTTCGCGGTGTTCAAGACGGTGTGCTACGTCGAGCACGAGGAACTGACGGCGACGAGCGAGGTGGTGAACACCGGCGAGATCATGGTGTTCGTCGGCGAGGACTTCGTGATCACGGTGCGGCACGGGCGGCACGGTTCGCTCGGTCCCCTGCGCGAGGAGCTGGAGTCCCGGCCGCAGCAGCTCGCCAAGGGGCCGGCCGCGGTGCTGCACGCGATCGCGGACCATGTGGTGGACGACTACCTGTCCGTGACCGACTCGGTCCAGGCGGACATCGACCAGGTGGAGTCCGACGTGTTCTCCGAGAACGGCTCACGCACCGACCCGGGGCGGATCTACCAGCTCAAGCGGGAGCTGCTGGAACTGAAGCGCGCCGTGGTACCGCTCGGCCGCCCGGTCGAGGACCTCGCCACGCGGCCGATCCGGGTGGTCGACCCGGAGATACAGGCCTACTTCCGGGACGTCCTGGACCACCTGATGCGGGCCAAGGAACAGACAGCCGCCTTCGACGAACTGCTCAACTCGATTCTGCAGGCCCACCTCGCGCAGGTGACGGTGGCGCAGAACGAGGACATGCGCAAGATCACGGCATGGGCCGCAGTGATCGCCGTGCCGACCATGGTGTGCGGGGTGTACGGCATGAACTTCGACTACATGCCGGAGCTGCACTGGCGGTTCGGCTATCCGTTGGTCATCGGCGTCATAACCGCCGCCTGCGTGGTGCTGTACCGCGGTTTCCGGCGCAACGGCTGGCTCTGA
- a CDS encoding SAM-dependent methyltransferase, translating into MTGQDTDHNTDHNAVQVDTSKPHPARMYDWYLGGKDNYPVDEAMGRQMLALDPRVPVMAKVNRAFMHRATRWLAGHGVRQFLDIGTGIPTEPNLHQVAQEVAPDARVVYCDNDPIVLAHAAALLRSTPEGVTEYLQADVRDPAAILDGAGKVLDFTRPVALSLVALLHFVSDEEGAHDLVARLLAELPSGSYLMMTHATADFTPQESAAATEKLKAAGVTLALRSREEFAHFFDGLELVEPGVEVVHHWHPELGEPVPGQDDGVIPGYGAVARKP; encoded by the coding sequence ATGACCGGGCAGGACACCGACCACAACACCGACCACAACGCCGTCCAGGTCGACACCAGCAAGCCGCATCCCGCGCGGATGTACGACTGGTACCTCGGCGGCAAGGACAACTACCCGGTCGACGAGGCGATGGGCCGGCAGATGCTGGCCCTCGACCCGAGGGTGCCGGTGATGGCCAAGGTCAACCGCGCGTTCATGCACCGTGCGACGCGCTGGCTGGCCGGCCACGGCGTACGGCAGTTCCTGGACATCGGCACCGGTATCCCCACCGAGCCGAACCTGCACCAGGTCGCCCAGGAGGTCGCGCCCGACGCGCGCGTCGTCTACTGCGACAACGACCCCATAGTGCTGGCCCACGCGGCGGCCCTGCTGCGCAGCACGCCCGAGGGTGTCACCGAGTACCTGCAGGCCGACGTGCGCGATCCCGCGGCCATCCTGGACGGGGCCGGGAAGGTGCTGGACTTCACCCGTCCCGTGGCGCTCTCCCTGGTCGCCCTGCTGCACTTCGTGTCCGACGAGGAGGGGGCGCACGACCTGGTGGCCCGGCTGCTTGCCGAACTCCCCTCCGGCAGCTACCTGATGATGACCCACGCCACCGCGGACTTCACCCCTCAGGAGTCGGCCGCCGCCACCGAGAAGCTCAAGGCGGCCGGTGTCACCCTCGCCCTGCGCTCCCGCGAGGAGTTCGCCCACTTCTTCGACGGGCTGGAACTCGTCGAGCCCGGAGTCGAGGTCGTCCACCACTGGCACCCGGAACTCGGCGAGCCGGTGCCAGGGCAGGATGACGGCGTCATTCCGGGCTACGGGGCGGTGGCGCGCAAACCCTGA
- a CDS encoding uridine kinase: protein MRLEAITWERLADLLAERLLDLEPGDGGPWARIAFDGAPAARPGDLAERVAEALRLRGRPSLVVGAEGFLRPASLRLEHGRRDPESYYNGWLDTGALWREVFGPLEPGGDGRVLPDLWDPVTDRATRSSYVDLPSGGLLLLHGPFLLRHWFPFDLTVHLLLSAGALRRRTPEAEHWTLPAFERYETETDPAGSADVLVRADDPRHPAWRS, encoded by the coding sequence GTGCGACTCGAAGCGATCACCTGGGAACGACTCGCTGACCTCCTCGCCGAGCGGCTGCTCGACCTGGAGCCCGGTGACGGCGGCCCCTGGGCGCGCATCGCCTTCGACGGCGCTCCCGCCGCCCGCCCCGGCGACCTGGCCGAGCGCGTCGCGGAGGCGCTGCGCCTGCGTGGCCGCCCTTCGCTGGTCGTGGGCGCCGAGGGCTTCCTGCGCCCGGCGTCCCTCCGGCTGGAACACGGCCGCCGGGACCCGGAGTCGTACTACAACGGCTGGCTCGACACGGGCGCCCTGTGGCGCGAGGTCTTCGGACCGCTCGAACCCGGCGGTGACGGCCGGGTCCTGCCCGACCTGTGGGACCCGGTCACCGACCGCGCCACCCGCAGCTCATACGTCGACCTCCCGTCCGGCGGGCTGCTGTTGCTGCACGGCCCCTTCTTGCTGCGCCACTGGTTCCCCTTCGACCTGACCGTCCACCTCCTCCTTTCCGCGGGAGCACTGCGCCGCCGCACGCCGGAGGCGGAGCACTGGACGCTGCCCGCCTTCGAGCGCTACGAGACCGAGACCGACCCGGCCGGCTCGGCAGACGTCCTGGTGCGCGCCGACGACCCGCGCCATCCGGCCTGGCGGAGCTGA
- a CDS encoding DUF2293 domain-containing protein, with amino-acid sequence MAPLSTPPRRTGLVVIQPLRRRHCAECCRGPLPLLVFEEGAPRCLDCADLGHLVFLPRGDTALTRRSREESTLSAVVVRFNRRKSRYERQGVLVEEEALARAEERCLADAEARRRRRARDARRRAAEDVRFADAFAAEIRRLFPGCPDDRARAIAAHASLRGSGRVGRSAAGRALSEGAVTSAVVASVRHLDTPYDRLLMGGVARHEARRRTAARVDTVLRAWREPGAGAC; translated from the coding sequence ATGGCACCTCTGTCAACTCCGCCGCGTCGGACCGGACTTGTCGTCATCCAGCCGCTTCGGCGGAGGCACTGCGCGGAGTGCTGCCGTGGGCCGTTGCCCTTGCTGGTTTTCGAGGAGGGCGCGCCCCGCTGTCTGGACTGCGCCGATCTCGGGCACCTGGTGTTCCTGCCCCGCGGCGACACCGCCCTGACGCGCAGGTCGCGGGAGGAGAGCACGCTGTCGGCGGTGGTGGTGCGGTTCAACCGGCGCAAGAGCCGGTACGAGCGGCAGGGCGTCCTCGTCGAGGAGGAAGCCCTGGCCCGGGCCGAGGAGCGGTGCCTTGCGGACGCCGAGGCCCGGCGCCGGCGCCGGGCGCGGGACGCGCGGCGGCGGGCGGCGGAGGACGTACGGTTCGCGGACGCGTTCGCGGCGGAGATCCGGCGGCTGTTTCCCGGCTGCCCGGACGACCGCGCGCGGGCCATCGCCGCGCACGCCTCGCTGCGCGGCAGCGGCCGGGTCGGGCGCAGTGCGGCGGGGCGTGCGCTGTCCGAGGGGGCGGTCACATCGGCGGTCGTGGCGTCCGTACGGCACCTGGACACGCCCTACGACCGACTGCTGATGGGCGGGGTGGCGCGGCACGAGGCGCGGCGGCGGACGGCCGCGCGCGTGGACACGGTGCTGCGGGCATGGCGGGAGCCGGGGGCCGGTGCCTGCTGA
- a CDS encoding helix-turn-helix transcriptional regulator, protein MSEPRSAPTVGQVVLGRRLLDLRERAGLKREEAARILRVAPATVRRMEMAEVALKIPYLQLLLKAYGVCDEEADAFVRLAEDANRPGWWQRFHDILPGWFSMYVSLEGAAALIRSYEPHFVPGLLQTEDYARGVLKSGAVGQTSPEDIERHVALRMRRQELLTRSDAPRFWAVFDETALRRPVGGPEVMRAQIDKLLEATKLPNVTLQVARFSSGPHPGTYGPFVLFRFAMPELPDMVYSEYLTGAVYLDARNEVATHLEVMDRMAAQAATAHRTKEILRDLRKEL, encoded by the coding sequence ATGAGCGAGCCGCGGTCCGCGCCGACCGTCGGACAGGTCGTGCTCGGTCGGCGCCTGCTGGACCTGCGGGAACGCGCGGGACTCAAACGCGAGGAAGCCGCCCGCATCCTCCGCGTCGCCCCCGCCACGGTCCGCCGTATGGAGATGGCCGAGGTCGCCCTCAAAATCCCCTACCTCCAGCTTCTGCTGAAGGCGTACGGCGTCTGCGACGAAGAGGCCGACGCCTTCGTGCGGCTGGCCGAGGACGCCAACCGGCCCGGCTGGTGGCAGCGCTTCCACGACATCCTGCCCGGCTGGTTCTCGATGTACGTCAGCCTGGAGGGCGCCGCCGCGCTCATCCGCTCCTACGAGCCGCACTTCGTCCCCGGACTGCTGCAGACCGAGGACTACGCGCGCGGGGTGCTCAAGTCCGGTGCCGTCGGCCAGACCAGCCCCGAGGACATCGAGCGCCATGTCGCGCTGCGCATGCGACGCCAGGAACTGCTCACCCGTTCCGACGCGCCCAGGTTCTGGGCCGTGTTCGACGAGACCGCGCTGCGCCGCCCCGTCGGCGGCCCGGAGGTGATGCGTGCTCAGATCGACAAGCTGCTCGAGGCCACGAAGCTGCCCAACGTGACGCTGCAGGTCGCCCGGTTCTCCTCGGGGCCGCACCCCGGCACGTACGGGCCCTTCGTGCTGTTCCGATTCGCCATGCCCGAACTGCCGGACATGGTCTACAGCGAGTACCTGACCGGAGCCGTCTACCTGGACGCGCGCAACGAGGTGGCGACCCACCTCGAGGTCATGGACCGCATGGCGGCGCAGGCCGCTACGGCACATCGCACGAAGGAGATCCTCCGGGATCTCCGCAAGGAGCTGTAA
- a CDS encoding glutamate synthase subunit beta, which produces MADPKGFMTTPRREWPRRPVEERVRDWNEVYVPGALLPIISKQADRCMDCGIPFCHDACPLGNLIPDWNDLVSREDWRAASDRLHATNNFPEFTGRLCPAPCEAGCVLAINQPAVTIKNVECAIADRAWEEGFLPPQPPDRLSGRTVAVIGSGPTGLAAAQQLTRAGHTVAVYEKDDRLGGLMRYGIPAFKMEKHHLERRLEQMRAEGTKFRTAAAVGRDVGAAELRTRYDAVVIATGAAAWRELPVPGRELAGIHQAMEYLPLANRVCEGDIEASPISAAGRHVVIVGGGDTGADCLGTAVREGAASVTQLDIYAQPEAERNEDTEPWPTYPKIYRLSAAHQEAGHLRTAPAADADARLFAASTLHFTGDADGHVRSLHLVEVDARRRPLPGTGRTLPADLVLLALGFSGPDRRDGLIDQLGLELAPRGTILRDAGFATNVPGVFAAGDAARGQSLIVWAIAEGRAVAAAVDRFLTGRSRLPAPIGPYDRPMTV; this is translated from the coding sequence ATGGCCGATCCCAAGGGTTTCATGACCACGCCCAGGCGGGAGTGGCCCCGCAGGCCCGTCGAGGAACGGGTCCGCGACTGGAACGAGGTGTACGTTCCGGGCGCGCTGCTGCCGATCATCAGCAAGCAGGCCGACCGCTGCATGGACTGCGGCATCCCGTTCTGCCACGACGCCTGCCCCCTGGGCAACCTGATCCCCGACTGGAACGACCTGGTCTCCCGGGAGGACTGGCGGGCGGCGAGCGACCGGTTGCACGCCACGAACAACTTCCCCGAGTTCACGGGACGGTTGTGTCCGGCGCCGTGCGAGGCGGGGTGTGTGCTCGCGATCAACCAGCCGGCCGTCACCATCAAGAACGTCGAGTGCGCCATCGCAGACCGGGCCTGGGAGGAGGGATTCCTCCCGCCGCAGCCGCCGGACCGGCTGTCCGGACGGACCGTCGCCGTGATCGGGTCGGGGCCGACCGGGCTCGCCGCGGCCCAGCAGCTCACCCGGGCCGGGCACACCGTGGCCGTGTACGAGAAGGACGACCGGCTCGGCGGCCTGATGCGCTACGGCATCCCCGCCTTCAAGATGGAGAAGCACCATCTGGAGCGGCGGCTGGAGCAGATGCGGGCGGAGGGAACCAAGTTCCGCACGGCCGCGGCGGTCGGGCGGGACGTCGGGGCCGCGGAGTTGCGTACGCGTTACGACGCCGTGGTGATCGCCACCGGAGCCGCGGCATGGCGCGAACTTCCCGTACCCGGCCGCGAGTTGGCCGGGATCCATCAGGCGATGGAGTATCTGCCGCTGGCCAACCGGGTGTGCGAGGGGGACATCGAGGCGTCGCCGATCTCCGCGGCGGGCAGGCACGTCGTCATCGTCGGCGGCGGTGACACGGGGGCCGACTGTCTGGGCACCGCTGTGCGCGAGGGTGCCGCGTCCGTGACCCAGCTGGACATCTACGCGCAGCCGGAGGCGGAGCGGAACGAGGACACCGAGCCGTGGCCCACCTATCCCAAGATCTACCGGCTGTCGGCCGCCCACCAGGAGGCGGGGCACCTGCGGACGGCGCCCGCCGCGGACGCCGACGCGCGCCTGTTCGCGGCGTCGACGCTCCACTTCACCGGCGACGCGGACGGGCACGTGCGCTCGCTCCACCTGGTCGAGGTGGACGCGCGGCGGCGCCCGCTGCCGGGCACCGGGCGCACGCTCCCGGCCGATCTCGTGCTGCTCGCGCTCGGGTTCTCCGGGCCGGACCGGCGGGACGGGCTCATCGACCAGCTGGGGCTCGAGCTGGCGCCACGCGGCACGATCCTGCGGGACGCGGGCTTCGCGACGAACGTGCCGGGCGTGTTCGCGGCGGGGGACGCCGCGCGCGGACAGTCGCTGATCGTGTGGGCGATCGCGGAGGGGCGGGCGGTGGCGGCGGCCGTCGACCGTTTCCTGACGGGACGTTCGAGGCTTCCGGCACCGATCGGGCCGTACGACCGGCCGATGACCGTGTGA